TACAAGAGATGAGAATCATACAGTTGGTGACAATTATAATCATACTACAGAAGAATTTAAAGATGCCGAAGGACGTGTTATTTTAAAACGTACTTACAATAATAATGAGACTCATGACACTTATTATGTCTATGATGATTTTGGAAATCTCACCTATGTGTTACCACCAAAGGTAGATACTAGTAATGGGGTTTCTTCTTCAGAACTTGACGATTTGAGCTACCAATACGTCTATGATTACAGAAACAGATTGGTAGAAAAGAAAATACCAGGAAAAGGTTGGGAGTATATTGTGTATAATTTATTAGACCAGCCAATACTTACTCAAGACGCAAACCAAAGAGCGAAAAGTCCTGATGAATGGCTATTTACTAAGTACGACGCTTTTGGACGTATAGCTTACACTGGACTAGTAAAAAGTAATACAGCGAGGCATGTAATTCAAAACTCTGGTGATAATCCTAATCATATGCATTACGAAACCAGACGCACCGAGCATAATGTATTAGGTACATTAATGAATTACACACATGATGCGTTCCCTGTTTCTGGAGTAGTTGCGATATACACAATTAATTACTACGACGACTATGCTTTTGACAAAGATGGTGGTAACTCAGAAACGGCATACGGTGTTACGCCAATCACTAGTGTTACAAACTTAGCAACTGGCAGTAAAGTTAGAGTACTAGGCACAAGTGATTGGATAACTTCTGTGACGTATTACGATGATAAGGCACGACCAATTTACGTCTACTCCAAAAACAATTATTTAGATACCACAGACAAAATAAAGAGTGACCTTACATTTGATGGCACAGTGACTGAAACCACAACCTCACATGCAAGACAAGGCTTTAGTACAATCACCACAGTAGATAGCTTTACCTATGACCATATGAATCGTCTCATTGACCAACAGCAAACCATTAATGGTTCTGCAGCAGAAGTAATTGTTGAGAACACCTATGATGAGCTTGGACAATTAGAAAGCAAAGGTGTTGGAGGTACCACAGCACAAACGCGTTTACAAACTGTAGATTACAAATACAATATCAGAGGTTGGCTTAAAGAGATTAACGATGTGGCTAATATGGGTAACGATCTCTTTAGTTTTAAGTTGGGCTATAACGAAGGTGCAAACCCACTATTCAATGGTAACATTTCTCAAACGCAATGGCGTTCAAACAATACAGATAACACATTAAAAGGTTACACATACCAATACGATGCGCTTAACAGAATTATCAATGCTACAGACAATACAGGGAAGTTTAATCTCGACTTGGTGAGTTATGACAAAAATGGAAACATTGACCAACTGATACGAAAAGGAGCTGTAGTTAACCAACCTGTTTTATCTAACAATAGCCATTTTAATACAATGGATAACCTTATTTATACCTATAGCGGAAATAAATTGACTAAGGTTTTAGATAACGGTAATGACAACTATGGGTTTATAGATAGTGCAGTTAATGACCAAGACTATTGGTACGATTCTAATGGTAATATGACAAAGGATGATAACAAGGGTATTACAAATATTACATACAACCATCTTAACTTACCAACCAGCGTTTCGATAAACGGTAATGGTAATAACGGAACAATTACGTACATTTACGATGCAACTGGTGTAAAACAAACAAAGACGGTGAGTAACGGAGCTACGACATACTATTCAGGTAACTATATCTATGAGAATAGTACGCTTAAGTTTTTCTCACATCCAGAAGGATACATTGAGCCTAATGGAAGTAATTTTGACTATGTATACCAGTATAAAGATCATTTAGGAAACATAAGATTGGCTTATTCTGACAGTGACAATAACGGATCTGTTAACAGCTCTGAAATTATAGAAGAAAACAACTACTATCCTTTTGGACTTGAACACAAAGGATACAATAATGTCGTGAATGGTAGAGAACACAACTACAAATACAACGGAAAAGAACATCAACAAGAATTAGGTTTAAATTGGTACGATTATCAAGCTCGAAATTATGACCCAGCTTTAGGACGTTGGCACGTTATTGACCCATTAGCTGATGAATTTTACGATTGGTCACCATATACTTATGCTTTTAATGACCCTATTAGGTTTGTTGACCCTGATGG
This DNA window, taken from Winogradskyella sp. PC-19, encodes the following:
- a CDS encoding DUF6443 domain-containing protein; its protein translation is MSSIKSRTLNKTIFLFLIGLSFGFSSFSQNITGTTNPSLNSSETYLFNDGNLWPYFNWQVVGGTVTSSGLQSGTTYYAVVNWTTLGAGSITARRKGIVLGTLSVTVANGGGAPVCADTNLSNNENYVHTLAPRIATTNTSGLSNDQKIESVTYFDGLGRAKQSIGIRAGAGCEDIITHVAYDQYGRAEKEYLPFAQGNNGGAQHSNALSATNTFYNTTKYENTPNPFSEKEFEASPLNRVFKQAAPGQDWAMGSSHEIELDYQTNGIDEVRRYKVSTSLHVYNRAKTYNPSLISDGYYNPSELYKSITRDENHTVGDNYNHTTEEFKDAEGRVILKRTYNNNETHDTYYVYDDFGNLTYVLPPKVDTSNGVSSSELDDLSYQYVYDYRNRLVEKKIPGKGWEYIVYNLLDQPILTQDANQRAKSPDEWLFTKYDAFGRIAYTGLVKSNTARHVIQNSGDNPNHMHYETRRTEHNVLGTLMNYTHDAFPVSGVVAIYTINYYDDYAFDKDGGNSETAYGVTPITSVTNLATGSKVRVLGTSDWITSVTYYDDKARPIYVYSKNNYLDTTDKIKSDLTFDGTVTETTTSHARQGFSTITTVDSFTYDHMNRLIDQQQTINGSAAEVIVENTYDELGQLESKGVGGTTAQTRLQTVDYKYNIRGWLKEINDVANMGNDLFSFKLGYNEGANPLFNGNISQTQWRSNNTDNTLKGYTYQYDALNRIINATDNTGKFNLDLVSYDKNGNIDQLIRKGAVVNQPVLSNNSHFNTMDNLIYTYSGNKLTKVLDNGNDNYGFIDSAVNDQDYWYDSNGNMTKDDNKGITNITYNHLNLPTSVSINGNGNNGTITYIYDATGVKQTKTVSNGATTYYSGNYIYENSTLKFFSHPEGYIEPNGSNFDYVYQYKDHLGNIRLAYSDSDNNGSVNSSEIIEENNYYPFGLEHKGYNNVVNGREHNYKYNGKEHQQELGLNWYDYQARNYDPALGRWHVIDPLADEFYDWSPYTYAFNDPIRFVDPDGMAPDDIVLRGKNNSSVTIKTDLINVDVNVGGIVGDLGGNYSFEGDDILVAGLDIVGIADPTGVADIASASIEAKNGNWGGAILSGLGVIPYVGDIGKVGKIGKHVKTINKAIDGAKAVNGNSKASKKAQHVYEIVNNTTKNVEKVGISGGKISKAGNSYRATSQVNKLNKAGGNYSSRIVEKISAGKGARQKALNAEKRVTNANKKTLNPLIHKRPKAN